From the genome of Helicobacter pylori, one region includes:
- the der gene encoding ribosome biogenesis GTPase Der — MNTSHKTLKTIAILGQPNVGKSSLFNRLARERIAITSDFAGTTRDINKRKIALNGHEVELLDTGGMAKDALLSKEIKALNLKAAQMSDLILYVVDGKSIPSDEDLKLFREVFKTNPNCFLVINKIDNDKEKERAYAFSSFGMPKSFTISVSHNRGISALIDAILSALNLNPILEQDLDADILESLETPNNASEEENKEEVIQVGIIGRVNVGKSSLLNALTKKERSLVSSVAGTTIDPIDETILIGDQKICFVDTAGIRHRGKILGIEKYALERTQKALEKSHIVLLVLDVSAPFVELDEKISSLADKHSLGIILILNKWDIRYAPYEEIMATLKRKFRFLEYAPVITTSCLKAHHMDEIKHKIIEVYECFSKRIPTSLLNSVINQATQKHPLPSDGGKLVKVYYATQFATKPPQISLIMNRPKALHFSYKRYLINTLRKEFNFLGTPLILNAKDKKSAQQN, encoded by the coding sequence ATGAATACAAGCCATAAAACTTTAAAAACCATTGCGATTTTAGGCCAACCTAATGTGGGGAAAAGCTCGTTGTTTAACCGCCTGGCTAGAGAAAGGATCGCTATCACTTCAGATTTTGCAGGCACTACACGAGACATTAACAAACGAAAAATCGCATTGAATGGCCATGAAGTGGAATTGCTGGATACAGGGGGCATGGCTAAAGACGCTCTTTTGTCTAAAGAAATCAAAGCCCTTAATTTAAAAGCCGCTCAAATGAGCGATTTGATTTTATATGTTGTGGATGGTAAATCCATCCCTAGCGATGAAGATCTTAAGCTTTTTAGAGAGGTTTTTAAAACCAACCCTAACTGCTTTTTAGTGATCAATAAAATTGATAACGACAAAGAAAAAGAGCGAGCTTATGCGTTTTCTTCTTTTGGCATGCCAAAGAGTTTTACTATTTCCGTTTCGCACAATAGAGGCATTAGCGCATTAATTGATGCGATATTGAGCGCACTGAATTTAAATCCAATCCTAGAGCAAGATTTGGATGCGGATATTTTAGAAAGCTTAGAAACCCCTAATAACGCATCAGAAGAAGAAAATAAAGAAGAAGTCATTCAAGTAGGCATCATTGGGAGGGTGAATGTGGGCAAAAGCTCGCTCTTAAATGCGCTCACGAAAAAAGAAAGGAGCCTTGTCTCTAGCGTGGCTGGCACTACCATTGACCCCATAGATGAAACCATTCTAATAGGCGATCAAAAAATTTGCTTTGTGGATACCGCTGGCATCAGGCATAGGGGTAAAATTTTAGGCATTGAAAAATACGCACTAGAACGCACGCAAAAAGCCTTAGAAAAATCCCACATCGTGCTTTTAGTTTTAGATGTGAGCGCTCCTTTTGTGGAGTTGGACGAAAAGATCAGCTCTTTAGCGGATAAACATTCTTTAGGCATCATTCTTATTTTAAACAAATGGGACATCCGCTACGCCCCTTATGAAGAGATCATGGCCACTTTAAAAAGGAAATTCCGCTTTTTAGAATACGCCCCCGTGATCACGACCAGCTGCTTAAAAGCGCACCATATGGATGAAATCAAGCATAAAATCATAGAAGTCTATGAGTGTTTTTCCAAACGCATTCCCACGAGCTTGCTCAATAGCGTGATCAATCAAGCCACCCAAAAACACCCCTTACCAAGCGATGGAGGGAAATTAGTGAAAGTGTATTACGCCACGCAATTTGCCACCAAACCCCCTCAAATCTCTCTTATAATGAATCGCCCTAAAGCCTTGCATTTCAGTTACAAACGCTATTTGATCAACACCTTAAGGAAAGAATTTAATTTTTTAGGCACGCCTTTAATCCTTAACGCTAAAGATAAAAAGAGCGCCCAACAAAATTAA
- a CDS encoding HU family DNA-binding protein yields MNKGEFIDLVKEAGKYNSKKEAEEAINAFTLAVETALSKGESVELIGFGKFETAEQKGKEGKVPGSDKTYKTEDKRVPKFKPGKILKQKVEEGK; encoded by the coding sequence ATGAACAAAGGGGAATTTATTGATTTGGTTAAAGAAGCGGGTAAATACAACAGTAAAAAAGAAGCCGAAGAAGCGATCAACGCCTTTACTTTGGCGGTAGAAACAGCTTTAAGCAAAGGTGAAAGCGTGGAGTTGATCGGTTTTGGCAAATTTGAAACCGCAGAGCAAAAAGGCAAAGAAGGCAAAGTGCCAGGAAGCGATAAAACTTATAAAACCGAAGACAAGCGGGTGCCTAAATTCAAACCCGGTAAAATCCTTAAACAAAAAGTTGAAGAAGGCAAGTGA
- the thiM gene encoding hydroxyethylthiazole kinase yields the protein MLKELRQKRPLVHNITNYVVAQFVANGLLSLGASPLMSDAIAEMQDLAKISDALAINIGTLNERTILCAKEAIKHYKALNKPIVLDPVGCSASALRHDTSLELLESEGISVLRGNAAELGSLVGISCGSKGLDSKHPATPIEIVKLAAQKYSVIAVMTGKIDYASDGKKVFSVTGGSEYLAVITGAGCLHTAACASFLSLKKDPLDSVVQLCAFYKQAAFSAQKKVLENNGSNGSFLFYFLDALSLPIKLENSLIKEEL from the coding sequence ATGTTAAAAGAATTACGCCAAAAACGCCCCTTAGTGCATAATATCACCAATTATGTGGTGGCGCAATTTGTGGCTAATGGTTTGCTCTCCTTAGGGGCATCGCCTTTAATGAGTGATGCCATTGCTGAAATGCAAGATTTGGCAAAAATTTCTGACGCGCTCGCTATCAATATTGGCACTCTCAATGAACGCACCATTTTATGCGCTAAAGAGGCTATCAAACATTACAAGGCTTTGAATAAACCCATTGTGTTAGATCCTGTGGGGTGTTCAGCAAGCGCTTTGCGTCATGACACCAGTTTAGAGCTTTTAGAAAGCGAAGGGATTAGCGTGCTTAGGGGTAATGCTGCAGAATTAGGATCTTTAGTGGGTATTTCTTGCGGAAGTAAGGGGTTAGATTCCAAGCATCCCGCCACGCCTATAGAAATTGTCAAACTAGCGGCTCAAAAATATTCTGTGATAGCGGTAATGACGGGTAAAATAGATTATGCGAGCGATGGGAAAAAAGTTTTTAGCGTTACTGGGGGGAGCGAGTATTTAGCCGTCATTACTGGGGCTGGGTGTTTGCACACAGCAGCGTGCGCGAGCTTTTTAAGTTTGAAAAAAGACCCCCTAGATTCTGTGGTGCAACTTTGCGCTTTCTATAAACAAGCCGCTTTTAGCGCGCAAAAAAAAGTGTTAGAAAATAACGGCTCTAATGGTTCGTTCTTGTTTTATTTTTTAGACGCTCTAAGCTTGCCCATCAAGTTAGAAAACAGCCTTATTAAGGAAGAGTTGTGA
- the thiE gene encoding thiamine phosphate synthase — MFDANCLKLMFVAGSQDFYHIKGDRTNALLDALQLALESKITAFQFRQKGDLALQDPIKIKQLALECQKLCKKYGVPFIVNDEARLALELKADGVHVGQEDMAIEEVIALCKKHLFIGLSVNTLEQALKAHHLDGVSYLGVGPIFPTQSKKDIKQVVGVELLQKIRDSGVEKPLIAIGGITTDNASKLQKFSGIAVISAITQAKDKALAVEKLLKNA; from the coding sequence ATGTTTGATGCGAATTGTTTGAAACTCATGTTTGTGGCGGGTTCGCAAGATTTCTACCATATAAAAGGCGATCGGACAAACGCGCTTTTAGACGCTTTACAATTGGCTTTAGAATCTAAAATCACAGCGTTTCAATTCCGCCAAAAAGGCGATTTAGCCTTACAAGATCCCATTAAGATCAAACAACTAGCCCTAGAGTGTCAAAAATTATGCAAAAAATACGGCGTGCCTTTTATTGTCAATGATGAGGCGCGACTCGCGCTAGAATTAAAGGCTGATGGCGTGCATGTGGGGCAAGAAGACATGGCTATAGAAGAGGTAATAGCCTTATGCAAAAAGCACCTTTTTATAGGTTTGAGCGTCAATACTTTAGAGCAGGCTCTAAAAGCGCACCATTTAGACGGCGTATCCTATTTAGGGGTAGGCCCTATTTTTCCCACGCAATCTAAAAAAGACATCAAACAAGTTGTAGGCGTAGAGCTTTTACAAAAAATACGAGATAGCGGGGTGGAAAAACCCCTCATAGCGATTGGGGGCATCACGACAGATAACGCTTCAAAATTGCAAAAATTCAGCGGCATCGCAGTCATTAGCGCGATCACGCAAGCCAAAGATAAAGCCTTAGCGGTTGAAAAACTTTTAAAAAATGCGTGA
- a CDS encoding OmpP1/FadL family transporter, producing the protein MKNFSPLYFLKKLKKRHLITLSLPLLSYANGFKIQEQSLNGTALGSAYVAGARGADASFYNPANMGFTNDWGENRSEFEMTTTVINIPAFSFKVPTTNQGLYSVTSLEIDKSQQNILGIINTIGLGNILKALGNTAATNGLQQAFNRIQGLMNLTNQKVVTLASPPDTQIVNGWTGTTNFVLPKFFYKTRTHNGFTFGGSFTAPSGLGMKWNGKGGEFLHDVFIMMVELAPSMSYTVNKRFSVGVGLRGLYATGSFNNTVYVPLEGASVLSTEQILNLPNNVFANQVPSNMMTLLGNIGYQPALNCQKVGGDMSDQSCQEFYNGLKKIMGYSGLVKASANLYGTTQVVQKSNGQGISGGYRVGSSLRIFDHGMFSVVYNSSVTFNMKGNLVAITELGPSLGSVLTKGSLNINVSLPQTLSLAYAHQFFKDHLRIEGVFERTFWSQGNKFLVTPDFANATYKGLSGTVASLDSETLKKMVGLANFKSVMNMGAGWRDTNTFRLGVTYMGKSLRLMGAIDYDQAPSPQDAIGIPDSNGYTVAFGTKYNFRGFDLGVAGSFTFKSNRSSLYQSPNIGQLRIFSASLGYRW; encoded by the coding sequence ATGAAAAACTTTTCCCCACTCTATTTTTTAAAAAAGCTCAAAAAACGCCATTTAATCACTTTAAGCCTGCCCTTGCTTTCTTATGCCAATGGCTTTAAAATCCAAGAGCAAAGTTTGAACGGCACGGCTTTAGGCTCGGCGTATGTCGCTGGGGCTAGGGGCGCTGACGCTTCCTTTTATAACCCGGCGAATATGGGCTTTACGAACGATTGGGGTGAAAACAGAAGCGAATTTGAAATGACCACCACTGTGATCAATATCCCGGCCTTTAGCTTTAAAGTCCCTACGACTAATCAAGGCTTGTATTCGGTTACGAGTTTAGAAATTGATAAAAGCCAACAAAATATTTTAGGCATCATCAACACTATAGGGCTTGGCAATATCCTTAAAGCGCTTGGCAATACGGCTGCTACCAATGGCTTGCAACAAGCTTTCAATCGCATTCAAGGGCTAATGAACTTGACCAATCAAAAAGTCGTAACCCTCGCTTCACCGCCTGACACTCAAATCGTGAATGGCTGGACAGGAACGACTAATTTTGTTTTACCCAAATTCTTTTATAAAACGCGCACGCATAACGGCTTCACTTTCGGGGGGAGTTTTACCGCTCCTAGTGGGTTGGGCATGAAATGGAATGGTAAGGGAGGGGAATTTTTGCATGATGTTTTCATCATGATGGTAGAGCTTGCCCCTAGCATGAGCTATACTGTTAATAAGCGCTTTTCAGTGGGTGTAGGCTTAAGGGGGCTTTATGCGACCGGGAGCTTTAATAACACCGTTTATGTGCCTTTAGAGGGTGCTTCGGTTTTGAGCACGGAGCAAATTTTAAATTTACCCAACAATGTTTTTGCTAATCAAGTGCCAAGCAACATGATGACTTTATTAGGCAATATTGGCTACCAACCGGCGCTTAATTGTCAAAAAGTCGGTGGGGATATGAGCGATCAAAGCTGTCAAGAGTTTTATAACGGCTTGAAAAAAATCATGGGTTATAGCGGTTTAGTGAAAGCGAGCGCGAATCTTTATGGCACGACTCAAGTCGTGCAAAAATCCAACGGGCAAGGCATATCGGGGGGCTATAGAGTGGGTTCGAGTTTGCGTATCTTTGATCATGGCATGTTTTCTGTGGTGTATAATTCTTCAGTTACATTCAATATGAAGGGCAATTTAGTGGCTATCACAGAGCTTGGCCCTTCTTTAGGGAGCGTTTTGACTAAAGGCAGCTTGAATATCAATGTTTCACTCCCCCAAACCCTAAGCCTAGCCTACGCCCACCAATTTTTTAAAGACCATTTAAGAATAGAGGGGGTGTTTGAGCGCACCTTTTGGAGTCAAGGGAATAAATTTTTAGTCACCCCTGATTTTGCGAACGCCACTTACAAGGGCTTAAGCGGAACGGTGGCTTCACTAGACTCTGAGACGCTTAAAAAAATGGTAGGCTTAGCGAATTTTAAAAGCGTGATGAACATGGGGGCTGGCTGGAGGGACACCAACACCTTTAGATTAGGGGTAACTTACATGGGTAAAAGCTTGCGTTTAATGGGCGCTATTGATTATGACCAAGCTCCAAGCCCCCAAGATGCGATAGGCATTCCGGATTCTAATGGCTATACTGTGGCTTTTGGGACTAAATACAATTTTAGGGGCTTTGATTTGGGTGTAGCGGGGAGTTTCACTTTTAAAAGCAACCGCTCCAGTTTGTATCAATCCCCAAACATTGGGCAATTAAGAATCTTTAGCGCCTCTTTAGGCTATCGCTGGTAA
- a CDS encoding LPP20 family lipoprotein — MRLHSAFFGINSLLVATLLISGCGLFKKRNTNAQLIPPSANGLQAPIYPPTNFTPRKSVQPLPSPRLENNDQPIISSNPTNAIPNTPILTPNNVIELNAVGMGVAPESTISPSQALALAKRAAIVDGYRQLGEKMYGIRVNAQDTVKDMVLQNSVIKTRVNALIRNAEITETIYKDGLCQVSMELKLDGRIWYRILSGSRG; from the coding sequence ATGCGTTTGCACTCTGCCTTTTTTGGTATCAATTCATTGCTTGTTGCCACTCTTTTGATAAGTGGTTGCGGTCTCTTTAAGAAGCGTAACACTAACGCTCAGCTAATCCCCCCTTCAGCTAATGGCTTGCAAGCCCCCATTTATCCCCCAACCAATTTCACCCCCAGAAAGAGCGTTCAGCCTCTCCCAAGCCCTCGCCTTGAGAATAACGATCAGCCCATCATTAGCTCTAATCCCACTAACGCTATCCCTAACACCCCCATTCTCACGCCTAATAATGTCATTGAATTGAACGCAGTGGGCATGGGTGTGGCTCCAGAATCCACCATTTCGCCCTCTCAAGCCCTAGCTTTGGCCAAACGGGCGGCTATTGTTGATGGCTACCGCCAATTGGGTGAAAAAATGTATGGTATCAGAGTGAACGCTCAAGACACCGTCAAAGACATGGTTTTACAAAATTCCGTGATTAAAACCAGAGTCAATGCCCTCATTCGTAACGCTGAAATCACTGAAACCATCTATAAAGACGGCTTGTGTCAAGTCAGCATGGAGCTTAAATTAGACGGCAGGATTTGGTATCGTATTTTGAGCGGATCGAGAGGATAA
- a CDS encoding phosphatase PAP2 family protein: MVFDRTISVREKKVAKTLGIVGVVFFILFGIVISGVAFQKEWVQQLDLFFTDLIRNNPAPIQKSAWLSFVFFSTWFAQSKLTTSIALLISLWFGFQKRIALALWFFLSILLGEITLKLLKHFVARPRPATNGELGELAFAHGFSFPSGHALASALFYGSLALLLCYSNANHRTKTIGAVVLLFWIFLMAYDRVYLGVHYPSDVLGGFLLGVAWSCCSLALYLGFLKRPYKIA; this comes from the coding sequence ATGGTATTTGACAGAACAATAAGCGTAAGAGAAAAAAAAGTAGCTAAAACGCTTGGGATTGTGGGGGTGGTCTTTTTTATTTTGTTTGGCATCGTGATAAGCGGGGTGGCTTTTCAAAAAGAGTGGGTGCAACAATTGGATTTATTTTTTACAGACTTGATCCGCAACAACCCAGCCCCCATTCAAAAAAGCGCGTGGCTTTCTTTCGTGTTTTTCAGCACATGGTTTGCGCAAAGCAAGCTCACCACTTCTATCGCTTTACTCATTAGCTTGTGGTTTGGGTTTCAAAAACGAATCGCTTTGGCGTTGTGGTTTTTTCTTAGCATTTTATTAGGCGAAATCACCTTAAAACTCCTTAAGCATTTTGTGGCGCGCCCACGCCCTGCAACTAATGGCGAACTAGGCGAACTGGCTTTTGCGCATGGCTTTAGTTTCCCTAGCGGGCATGCTTTAGCTTCAGCGCTTTTTTACGGCTCTTTGGCGTTGTTGTTATGCTATTCTAACGCCAATCATCGCACCAAAACGATTGGCGCTGTGGTTTTGCTTTTTTGGATTTTTTTAATGGCGTATGATAGGGTTTATTTAGGGGTGCATTACCCTAGCGATGTTTTAGGAGGGTTTTTATTAGGGGTTGCTTGGTCGTGCTGCTCTTTAGCACTCTATTTAGGGTTTTTGAAACGCCCTTACAAAATCGCTTAA
- a CDS encoding spermidine synthase yields the protein MWITQEITPYLRKEYTIEAKLLDVRSEHNVLEIFKSKDFGEIAMLNYQLLFKNFLHIESELLAHMGGCTKKELKEILIVDGFDLELAHQLFKYDTHIDFVQADEKILDSFISFFHHFHEVKNNKNFTHAKQLLDLDIKKYDLILCLQEPDIHKIDGLKRMLKEDGVFISVAKHPLLEHVSMQNALKNMGGFFSVAMPFVAPLRILSNKGYIYASFKTHPLKDLITPKIEALKSVRYYNEDIHRAAFALPKNLQEVLKDNIKS from the coding sequence ATGTGGATCACCCAAGAAATCACGCCGTATTTGCGTAAAGAATACACCATAGAAGCGAAATTATTAGATGTTAGAAGCGAGCATAATGTCTTAGAGATTTTTAAATCTAAGGATTTTGGTGAAATTGCGATGCTTAATTACCAATTGCTGTTCAAGAATTTTTTGCACATTGAAAGCGAGTTGCTCGCTCATATGGGGGGTTGCACCAAGAAAGAGCTTAAAGAGATTTTGATTGTGGATGGGTTTGATTTGGAATTAGCCCACCAGCTTTTTAAATACGACACGCATATAGATTTTGTGCAAGCGGATGAAAAGATTTTAGACAGCTTCATTAGTTTTTTCCACCATTTCCATGAAGTGAAAAACAACAAGAATTTCACGCACGCTAAACAACTCTTAGATTTAGACATTAAAAAATACGATTTGATTCTTTGCTTGCAAGAGCCGGATATTCATAAAATTGATGGTTTAAAAAGAATGCTTAAAGAAGATGGGGTGTTTATTTCTGTAGCCAAACACCCATTATTAGAGCATGTGAGCATGCAAAACGCCCTTAAAAACATGGGCGGGTTTTTTTCTGTTGCCATGCCTTTTGTAGCACCTTTAAGGATTTTGAGCAATAAGGGTTATATTTACGCTTCTTTTAAAACCCACCCCTTAAAAGATTTAATAACGCCAAAAATAGAAGCGCTAAAAAGCGTGAGATACTATAACGAAGACATTCATAGGGCTGCATTCGCTTTGCCTAAAAATTTACAAGAAGTCTTGAAAGACAATATCAAATCTTAA
- the pseB gene encoding UDP-N-acetylglucosamine 4,6-dehydratase (inverting) — MLDNKTVLITGGTGSFGKRFARKVLDTTNAKKIIVYSRDELKQSEMAMEFNDPRMRFFIGDVRDLERLNYALEGVDICIHAAALKHVPIAEYNPLECIKTNIMGASNVINACLKNAISQVIALSTDKAANPINLYGATKLCSDKLFVSANNFKGSSQTQFSVVRYGNVVGSRGSVVPFFKKLVQNQASEIPITDIRMTRFWITLDEGVSFVLKSLKRMHGGEIFVPKIPSMKMTDLAKALAPNTPTKIIGIRPGEKLHEVMIPKDESHLALEFEDFFIIQPTISFQTPKDYTLTKLHEKGQKVAPDFEYSSHNNSQWLEPDDLLKLL; from the coding sequence ATGCTAGACAACAAAACGGTTTTAATCACCGGTGGCACTGGGAGTTTTGGCAAACGCTTTGCGCGTAAAGTTTTAGACACCACCAACGCTAAAAAAATCATTGTTTATAGCCGAGATGAATTAAAACAAAGCGAAATGGCAATGGAATTTAATGATCCCAGGATGCGTTTTTTTATCGGCGATGTGAGGGATTTAGAACGCTTGAATTACGCTTTAGAGGGCGTGGATATTTGCATCCATGCAGCCGCGCTCAAGCATGTGCCCATCGCTGAATACAACCCCCTAGAATGCATTAAAACCAATATCATGGGAGCGAGCAATGTGATTAACGCATGCTTAAAAAACGCCATCAGCCAAGTCATCGCCCTAAGCACCGATAAAGCCGCTAACCCCATTAACCTCTACGGCGCGACTAAATTGTGCAGCGATAAGCTCTTTGTGAGTGCAAACAATTTCAAAGGCTCTTCTCAAACGCAATTTAGCGTGGTGCGTTATGGTAATGTGGTGGGGAGTCGTGGGAGCGTGGTGCCGTTTTTTAAAAAATTAGTCCAAAACCAAGCGAGTGAAATCCCCATTACAGATATCCGCATGACAAGATTTTGGATCACCTTAGATGAGGGGGTTTCTTTTGTGCTTAAAAGCTTGAAAAGAATGCATGGGGGTGAAATTTTTGTGCCTAAAATCCCTAGCATGAAAATGACGGATCTCGCTAAAGCCCTAGCCCCCAATACCCCTACTAAAATCATAGGCATTCGCCCGGGCGAAAAACTCCATGAAGTGATGATCCCTAAAGATGAAAGCCATTTAGCCCTAGAATTTGAAGACTTTTTCATCATTCAGCCCACTATAAGCTTCCAAACGCCTAAAGATTACACGCTCACCAAACTCCACGAAAAAGGCCAAAAAGTCGCCCCCGATTTTGAATACAGCAGCCATAATAACAGCCAATGGCTAGAGCCTGATGATCTATTGAAATTACTATGA
- the thiD gene encoding bifunctional hydroxymethylpyrimidine kinase/phosphomethylpyrimidine kinase: MKIYPQVLSIAGSDSGGGAGIQADLKVFQTFGVFGTSVITCITAQNTQGVHGVYPLSVGSVKAQILAIRDDFSIKAFKMGALCNAQIIECVADTLETCDFGLCVLDPVMVAKNGALLLEEEAILSLKKRLLPKTDLLTPNLPEVYALTGVQVRDDKSASKAMGVLRDLGVKNAVIKGGHTEHFQGEFSNDWVFLEDAEFILNAKRFNTKNTHGTGCVLSSLIVGLLAQGLDLKNAITRAKDLLTTIIQNPLNIGHGHGPLNLWSINKHV; the protein is encoded by the coding sequence GTGAAAATTTACCCGCAAGTTTTAAGCATTGCCGGTAGCGATAGCGGTGGGGGCGCTGGGATACAGGCCGATTTGAAAGTGTTTCAAACTTTTGGCGTGTTTGGGACAAGCGTGATCACTTGTATAACCGCTCAAAACACACAGGGCGTGCATGGGGTTTATCCCTTGAGTGTTGGAAGCGTGAAAGCGCAAATCTTAGCCATTAGAGATGATTTTTCTATCAAAGCGTTCAAAATGGGAGCGTTATGCAACGCTCAAATCATTGAATGCGTAGCAGACACTTTAGAAACTTGTGATTTTGGGTTGTGCGTTTTAGATCCGGTGATGGTGGCAAAGAACGGGGCTTTGCTTTTAGAAGAAGAGGCGATTTTAAGCTTAAAAAAACGCCTTTTGCCTAAAACCGATTTACTAACCCCTAACCTCCCTGAAGTTTATGCACTCACAGGCGTTCAAGTGCGAGACGATAAAAGCGCTTCAAAAGCGATGGGCGTTTTAAGGGATTTAGGCGTTAAAAACGCTGTGATTAAAGGGGGGCATACAGAGCATTTTCAAGGGGAATTTAGCAACGATTGGGTGTTTTTAGAAGACGCTGAATTTATCCTAAACGCCAAGCGGTTCAACACGAAAAACACGCATGGCACGGGTTGTGTTTTGTCTAGCTTGATTGTGGGCTTACTCGCTCAAGGGTTGGATTTAAAAAACGCTATTACAAGGGCTAAAGATCTTTTAACTACCATCATTCAAAACCCTTTAAATATCGGGCATGGGCATGGGCCTTTGAATTTATGGAGTATCAATAAGCATGTTTGA
- the coaBC gene encoding bifunctional phosphopantothenoylcysteine decarboxylase/phosphopantothenate--cysteine ligase CoaBC, with translation MNFLEDLFYPLRLLENKRVLLLVSGSIAAYKSLELVRLLFKSGASVQVVMSKGAKKFIKPLSFEALSHHKVLHDHNEKWYYNHQNALHHNHIACGSNADLLIFAPLSANSLSKIAHALADNIISTTFLACASPKILAPSMNTNMLNSPIIQSHLKRLKDFNHIILDTQNALLACDTRGDGAMAEPLEILFKSAQTLLKDAYFENREVIVVGGASIEKIDSVRIISNLSSGIQASALALALYFKGAKVTLIASNFPTPLPKEIASVPVSDTASYENALNNAAKNLQKHALKPLLFNLAAISDYVPKTSFNHKLKKSELGETLNIECVQNKDLLASINPNQFVKIGFKAEDDQQNAIKNAQNLLKPSQDNGKDCSMAALNLIKDSRPFGSLENELWLFSHHKTQKIHSMNKLEASFKILDFIKDNAL, from the coding sequence ATGAATTTTTTAGAAGATTTATTTTACCCCTTAAGATTATTAGAAAACAAGCGCGTTTTATTGCTCGTAAGCGGCTCTATTGCAGCGTATAAATCCCTAGAATTAGTGCGTTTGTTGTTTAAAAGCGGGGCTAGTGTTCAAGTGGTGATGAGTAAGGGCGCAAAAAAATTCATCAAGCCCTTAAGCTTTGAAGCTTTGAGCCATCACAAGGTCTTGCATGACCATAATGAAAAATGGTATTACAACCACCAAAACGCATTGCACCATAACCACATCGCATGCGGCTCTAATGCTGATTTACTCATCTTTGCCCCTTTAAGCGCTAACAGCCTGTCTAAAATCGCTCACGCTTTAGCGGATAATATCATAAGCACGACTTTTTTAGCTTGCGCTTCCCCTAAAATCCTAGCCCCTAGCATGAACACCAACATGCTTAATTCCCCCATCATTCAAAGCCATTTAAAACGCTTAAAAGATTTTAATCACATTATTTTAGACACGCAAAACGCCCTTTTAGCATGCGACACTAGAGGCGATGGAGCGATGGCTGAGCCTTTAGAAATCCTTTTTAAATCCGCTCAAACGCTCTTAAAAGACGCTTATTTTGAAAACAGAGAAGTCATAGTAGTAGGCGGCGCGAGTATAGAAAAGATTGACAGCGTTAGAATCATTAGCAATCTTTCTAGCGGGATCCAAGCGAGCGCTTTAGCTCTAGCGTTATATTTTAAGGGAGCGAAAGTGACTTTGATTGCATCAAACTTCCCTACCCCCTTGCCTAAAGAAATCGCAAGCGTCCCGGTCAGCGACACCGCTTCTTATGAAAACGCCCTGAATAACGCCGCTAAAAACTTGCAAAAACATGCCTTAAAACCCCTACTCTTTAATTTAGCCGCCATTAGCGATTATGTGCCTAAAACTTCTTTTAACCATAAGCTTAAAAAAAGCGAACTGGGCGAAACCCTAAACATTGAATGCGTTCAAAATAAGGATTTACTGGCTTCTATCAATCCCAATCAATTCGTTAAAATCGGTTTTAAAGCCGAAGACGATCAACAAAACGCCATCAAAAACGCTCAAAATCTTTTAAAACCTTCTCAAGATAACGGCAAGGATTGTTCCATGGCCGCTTTGAATCTCATTAAAGATTCACGCCCTTTTGGCTCATTAGAGAATGAATTGTGGCTCTTTAGCCATCATAAAACCCAAAAAATCCATTCTATGAACAAATTGGAAGCGAGCTTTAAAATCCTTGATTTTATCAAAGACAACGCCCTTTAA